Proteins from one Arsenophonus apicola genomic window:
- the ruvX gene encoding Holliday junction resolvase RuvX encodes MANRTIIAFDFGTLSIGIAIGQEITANARPLTAIKAKDGKPNWLEIEKILQEWQPELAIVGLPLNMDGTEQPMSNQARKFANRLHGRFGIQVTLHDERLTTIEARAQLFNQGGYRALNKSKIDSISAVIILESWFEQHA; translated from the coding sequence ATGGCAAATAGAACAATTATCGCTTTTGATTTCGGTACACTGAGTATTGGCATCGCCATCGGGCAGGAAATTACAGCAAATGCCCGTCCTTTAACAGCAATAAAAGCCAAAGACGGTAAGCCCAACTGGTTAGAAATTGAAAAAATATTACAAGAATGGCAACCTGAACTAGCTATTGTTGGACTTCCTCTCAATATGGACGGAACAGAGCAGCCAATGAGCAATCAAGCCCGTAAATTTGCTAACCGTTTGCATGGGCGCTTTGGTATTCAAGTTACATTACATGATGAACGCCTAACAACGATAGAAGCGCGAGCACAACTCTTTAATCAGGGTGGTTATCGGGCTTTAAATAAAAGCAAGATTGATTCCATTTCTGCTGTCATCATTTTAGAAAGTTGGTTTGAACAACATGCTTAG
- a CDS encoding YggS family pyridoxal phosphate-dependent enzyme, with amino-acid sequence MNTIQQNLVNVKNSIIQAANKYHRSPEDITLLAVSKTKSCEAIQDAIDAGQYQFGENYLQEGIEKITYFSHKQDLIWHFIGALQSNKSRLVAEHFDWCHTIDRLKIAQRLNNQRPANKAPLNVLIQINISDEISKSGIAPAELDKLAAEIVLLPNLKLRGLMAIPAPNNELSQQTSIFRSMENLFNQLKKQYPDIDTLSMGMTADLDIAIACGSTLVRIGTAIFGSR; translated from the coding sequence ATGAATACAATCCAACAAAATCTGGTTAATGTCAAAAATAGCATCATTCAAGCAGCTAATAAATATCATCGCTCGCCAGAAGATATTACTCTGCTTGCCGTCAGTAAAACTAAATCATGTGAGGCAATTCAAGACGCTATCGATGCGGGTCAATACCAGTTTGGCGAAAATTATTTGCAAGAAGGGATAGAAAAAATCACCTATTTTAGTCACAAACAGGATTTAATATGGCACTTTATCGGCGCGCTACAATCCAATAAAAGCCGATTGGTAGCTGAGCATTTCGATTGGTGTCATACTATTGATAGATTAAAAATAGCACAACGATTAAATAATCAGCGTCCGGCAAATAAAGCGCCATTAAACGTACTGATCCAAATTAATATCAGTGATGAAATAAGTAAATCAGGTATTGCACCAGCAGAATTAGATAAATTAGCGGCTGAAATTGTATTACTACCAAACTTAAAATTACGTGGTTTAATGGCAATCCCAGCCCCAAATAATGAACTGAGCCAACAAACGTCAATTTTTCGCAGTATGGAAAATTTATTTAATCAATTAAAAAAACAATATCCAGATATTGATACTCTTTCCATGGGTATGACCGCTGATCTTGATATTGCTATTGCTTGTGGTTCAACATTAGTCAGAATTGGCACAGCTATTTTTGGTTCCCGATAA
- the proC gene encoding pyrroline-5-carboxylate reductase: protein MQQRKITFIGAGNMAHAIIAGLISAGYPENYITACSPTATNRELLVKKYGINGKSDNSEASKQADVIILAVKPQIMETVCQPLKEQVNFANKLVLTIAAGIPAKRYQQYLAPNINLVRVMPNTPSLVGQGVSGLYAMDCVSEDDKTFATELMASVGKVFWLNNQAAINDIIAVTGSAPAYFFLFMESMQQEAERLGFDSKTAKELVLYTAQGSIALAASKSDLSFATLREQVTSKGGTTAKALEQFYQANLPQIVTNAMRAAICRAEEMEKQY from the coding sequence ATGCAACAGCGAAAAATTACCTTTATAGGCGCTGGGAATATGGCTCATGCGATTATCGCAGGATTAATATCTGCTGGTTATCCGGAAAATTACATTACAGCATGTTCCCCCACAGCAACAAATCGCGAACTACTGGTAAAAAAATATGGTATAAATGGAAAAAGCGATAACAGCGAAGCAAGCAAACAGGCAGATGTTATTATTCTTGCTGTTAAGCCCCAGATAATGGAAACCGTTTGTCAACCTCTAAAAGAACAGGTTAATTTTGCCAATAAATTGGTTTTGACAATTGCCGCGGGAATTCCGGCGAAACGTTATCAACAGTATCTCGCGCCTAATATAAATTTGGTGCGTGTTATGCCCAACACACCGTCTCTGGTTGGTCAAGGTGTTAGTGGTTTGTATGCCATGGATTGTGTATCAGAGGATGATAAAACCTTTGCTACAGAACTAATGGCAAGTGTTGGTAAAGTTTTCTGGCTGAATAACCAAGCCGCTATTAATGATATTATTGCCGTAACTGGTAGTGCACCCGCTTACTTTTTCCTATTTATGGAATCAATGCAACAGGAGGCTGAACGACTTGGTTTTGATAGTAAAACAGCAAAAGAGCTGGTTTTATATACCGCCCAAGGTTCTATTGCCCTAGCAGCAAGTAAATCAGATCTCTCTTTTGCGACATTAAGAGAACAAGTAACCTCTAAGGGCGGGACAACAGCTAAAGCCTTAGAGCAGTTTTATCAAGCTAATTTACCTCAGATTGTTACCAATGCCATGCGTGCTGCAATCTGCCGCGCTGAAGAAATGGAAAAACAATATTGA
- a CDS encoding YggT family protein has product MQFLTFIVPTIIQLYIIILLLRVWMQWVRADFYNPFSQFVVKVTQPIVGPLRRFIPAIGAIDTATLLVAYILTVANILFVMWATNTLALISITLLPLSFIQLLTYAGKLVFWLILIRAILSWISQGRNPIDYMLMQLTEPLMSPIRRIIPAMGGLDFSAMIVMLILIALNYLRLDILLFIDPTITSILFQLAI; this is encoded by the coding sequence ATGCAATTTTTAACTTTTATCGTACCAACCATTATTCAACTATACATTATTATTTTATTGCTACGCGTTTGGATGCAATGGGTTAGAGCGGATTTCTACAATCCCTTTTCCCAATTTGTGGTCAAAGTCACTCAACCGATCGTAGGACCATTGCGTCGTTTTATTCCAGCCATTGGTGCGATTGATACAGCAACTTTATTAGTCGCCTATATTCTTACCGTGGCCAATATTCTTTTTGTCATGTGGGCAACAAATACGCTCGCTTTAATCAGCATAACGTTACTACCTCTTAGCTTTATCCAATTATTAACCTATGCCGGCAAGTTAGTTTTTTGGCTGATCTTAATTCGAGCTATTCTTAGTTGGATAAGCCAGGGCCGTAATCCTATTGATTATATGCTTATGCAATTAACCGAACCTTTGATGTCACCTATTCGTCGGATTATTCCTGCCATGGGTGGATTGGATTTCTCAGCCATGATAGTGATGCTGATCTTGATTGCTTTAAATTATCTGCGGTTGGATATTCTGTTATTTATTGATCCGACTATTACCAGCATACTTTTTCAGTTGGCTATTTGA
- the rdgB gene encoding RdgB/HAM1 family non-canonical purine NTP pyrophosphatase → MQKVVLATGNAGKVSEFSDLLKECNLNIIAQTELAISPIAETGLTFIENAILKARHAAKVSGLAAIADDSGLSVKALKGAPGIYSARFAGENASDEDNLYKLLSLMKDIPDNQRQAQFNCVLVYLRHVADPTPIICHGIWQGVLTHEPKGSNGFGYDPIFYDTKLKLTAAQLTKAQKNALSHRGQALRMLLGSLTNA, encoded by the coding sequence ATGCAAAAAGTGGTATTAGCAACGGGTAATGCCGGCAAGGTAAGTGAATTTTCTGACCTATTAAAAGAGTGTAACTTAAATATTATTGCTCAAACTGAGTTAGCTATCAGTCCGATCGCGGAAACAGGATTAACTTTTATTGAAAATGCGATATTAAAAGCACGTCACGCAGCAAAAGTCTCTGGTTTAGCGGCCATTGCCGATGATTCAGGCCTTTCGGTTAAGGCGCTAAAAGGTGCGCCCGGTATCTATTCAGCACGCTTTGCGGGTGAAAATGCTTCTGACGAAGATAATTTATATAAACTATTATCCCTCATGAAAGATATCCCGGATAACCAACGCCAAGCTCAATTCAATTGTGTCCTGGTTTATCTCCGCCATGTTGCCGATCCCACACCGATTATATGTCACGGTATATGGCAAGGTGTGTTAACCCATGAACCTAAAGGTAGCAACGGTTTTGGTTATGATCCTATTTTTTATGACACCAAACTAAAACTTACCGCAGCTCAATTAACCAAAGCGCAAAAAAATGCACTCTCTCATCGTGGGCAAGCATTAAGGATGTTATTAGGATCTTTAACTAATGCTTAA